In Methanomicrobium antiquum, one DNA window encodes the following:
- a CDS encoding METTL5 family protein, whose protein sequence is MDFKNPDCSLEQYKTPAVVGARLLYDAMLKGDIKGLSVFDPGCGTGALAIGAKLLDADYVLGIDIDFFAVETAKKNAESLSLEVDFFVSDIKNFNHRHFDTVVMNPPFGAQNVHADRPFIDAALDCADVVYSIFNKGSLAFLKAYTKKRAEITDVFTCSYPIKHTFSHHTKECAFIDVEIVRMVKL, encoded by the coding sequence TTGGATTTCAAAAACCCCGACTGTTCTCTTGAGCAGTACAAAACACCTGCAGTTGTTGGCGCAAGGCTTTTGTATGACGCAATGCTTAAAGGCGACATTAAAGGACTTTCTGTCTTTGACCCGGGGTGCGGTACAGGTGCACTTGCAATCGGTGCGAAACTGCTTGATGCAGACTATGTTTTAGGAATAGACATAGATTTTTTTGCAGTTGAAACAGCAAAGAAGAATGCTGAAAGTCTGTCTCTTGAAGTTGATTTTTTTGTCTCTGACATAAAGAACTTTAATCACCGGCACTTTGACACAGTTGTTATGAATCCGCCGTTTGGTGCACAAAATGTTCATGCAGACAGACCATTTATTGACGCGGCTCTTGATTGTGCTGATGTTGTGTACTCAATATTTAATAAAGGAAGTCTTGCTTTTTTAAAGGCTTATACAAAGAAAAGAGCAGAAATTACCGATGTTTTTACCTGCAGTTATCCAATAAAACACACATTTTCACATCACACAAAGGAGTGTGCCTTCATCGATGTTGAAATAGTGCGGATGGTAAAGTTATAA
- a CDS encoding MFS transporter: MEDNTRSILGLSASHVVNDIYSPVLPAILPLLILQNGYSYFLAGLLVTVYNLTSSFTQPFIGWLYDNKGISIPVPVSIMFCAFFMSFVGFVQGNYWMILLFGVGAALGHAFFHPSALGLVSRLAKGANRGKLTSYFVVGGNLGFAIGPLLAGLAVGFYGLNGLALLFIPGLLMAVILLKVLPQNFNRKTVLKPEEESAQDNKKFPYLPITLLVVGSSFRSWVIFASVAYLPTYLTGEGFSLIFANIITSAVLIAGVFGQVIGASLSDKYGRKEYTLFGLLASIGPFILFIITKGWISVLSLIVFGYFLWSTFSVTVAMSHEIAPKGTGTVSGLMLGLGVGAGGIGVAFTGYIADMSGVLFALSLLVIPIVIALVFFMLVPYPWKSFKKNIDV, from the coding sequence ATGGAGGATAATACACGCTCAATTCTGGGCCTTTCAGCATCGCATGTTGTAAACGATATTTACTCACCTGTTCTTCCGGCGATTCTGCCGCTTTTAATCCTTCAAAACGGTTATTCATACTTTTTAGCAGGACTGTTGGTTACAGTTTACAACCTTACGTCATCTTTCACCCAGCCTTTTATCGGGTGGCTGTATGACAATAAGGGAATAAGCATACCTGTGCCGGTATCAATCATGTTTTGTGCATTTTTCATGTCGTTTGTTGGATTTGTTCAGGGAAACTACTGGATGATTCTTCTCTTTGGAGTTGGAGCGGCATTAGGGCATGCTTTTTTCCACCCAAGCGCTCTTGGCCTTGTAAGCCGGCTTGCTAAAGGTGCCAACAGAGGCAAACTTACATCATATTTCGTTGTCGGAGGTAATTTGGGCTTTGCAATCGGTCCTTTACTTGCAGGACTTGCAGTTGGTTTTTACGGATTAAACGGCCTTGCACTTCTTTTCATTCCCGGACTTTTAATGGCAGTTATTCTTCTAAAAGTTCTTCCTCAAAATTTCAACCGGAAAACTGTTTTAAAACCGGAAGAGGAATCCGCACAGGACAATAAAAAATTCCCATACCTTCCAATTACACTTCTTGTTGTCGGATCGTCATTTAGATCATGGGTAATCTTCGCATCTGTTGCATATCTTCCGACATACCTTACAGGAGAGGGATTCAGCTTGATTTTTGCAAACATTATAACATCTGCGGTTCTAATCGCCGGTGTATTCGGGCAGGTCATAGGTGCATCACTCTCTGATAAATACGGAAGAAAAGAATACACCCTTTTTGGTCTTTTAGCATCAATCGGGCCATTCATCCTGTTTATAATAACAAAAGGCTGGATCTCTGTTTTATCTTTAATAGTCTTTGGCTACTTCCTCTGGTCAACGTTTTCAGTAACTGTCGCAATGTCACATGAGATTGCACCAAAAGGAACAGGCACAGTCTCCGGACTTATGCTTGGTCTTGGTGTTGGCGCCGGGGGTATTGGTGTTGCATTTACAGGATATATTGCAGATATGTCAGGTGTTTTATTCGCTCTCTCACTTCTGGTAATTCCAATTGTAATAGCACTTGTATTCTTCATGCTTGTTCCATATCCCTGGAAGAGTTTTAAGAAAAACATAGATGTATGA